The proteins below come from a single Erythrobacter sp. SG61-1L genomic window:
- a CDS encoding TrbC/VirB2 family protein: MQSLTLPRRSGAIDQNPSKFGRAMTFAVPLAVAALAASAAYAGADTTFTPALTKFTDFLEGSGGKIITVLSLAGGLIGLASGRFSLGQVAVPVGVGIGVGTGVPIVTSVVTAVI; the protein is encoded by the coding sequence ATGCAGTCTCTCACCCTCCCCCGGCGTTCCGGCGCCATTGATCAGAACCCCTCGAAGTTCGGGCGGGCCATGACATTCGCGGTACCGCTTGCGGTCGCAGCACTGGCCGCGAGCGCCGCCTACGCTGGCGCCGACACGACCTTCACCCCTGCCCTGACGAAATTCACCGATTTTCTCGAAGGCTCGGGCGGCAAGATCATCACCGTCCTCAGTCTTGCAGGCGGCCTCATCGGTCTCGCCTCGGGCCGGTTCTCGCTCGGACAGGTCGCTGTTCCGGTCGGTGTCGGCATCGGCGTCGGCACGGGTGTTCCGATCGTCACCTCGGTCGTCACCGCGGTCATCTGA
- a CDS encoding DsbC family protein, translating to MTPAANDPTPTKPRRWLRPVATVAAVVALSAATGWGVASLASPAQAPDTAKVRAALKLRLPKTPIDAISCDGLGGLCEVASKSTLFYVDRAAKYLVIGRIYDMEARQDLTAARLLALNPDLLAAGGARRSNANEESQPVPRATPQKVSLAGLPANGAITWGPANGPKVVVFSDFHCGYCKKLEAELKAIGARVEERPISIFGADSRRDAERVLCSPRPELSLHMAYSGLALANPKPCDTSGLDANEAFAKAHGFNGTPVIVRPSDGAILEGYRPASVLREFLKPAKAAAPAPAKKG from the coding sequence ATGACCCCTGCCGCAAACGATCCAACCCCCACCAAGCCGCGGCGCTGGCTGCGACCGGTGGCGACCGTTGCTGCCGTCGTCGCCCTGTCAGCCGCAACGGGTTGGGGCGTGGCCAGCCTCGCCTCCCCGGCCCAGGCTCCCGACACGGCAAAGGTGCGCGCCGCGCTCAAGCTGCGCCTCCCGAAGACGCCGATCGATGCCATTAGCTGCGATGGCCTTGGCGGCTTGTGCGAAGTCGCCTCAAAATCGACGCTGTTCTATGTCGATCGCGCGGCCAAATATCTGGTGATCGGGCGCATCTACGACATGGAGGCGCGTCAGGACCTGACGGCAGCCCGTCTCCTCGCACTCAACCCGGACTTGCTGGCAGCGGGCGGGGCACGGCGGAGCAATGCCAACGAAGAAAGCCAGCCCGTTCCGCGCGCCACCCCGCAGAAGGTATCGCTCGCCGGCCTGCCCGCCAACGGCGCGATCACCTGGGGACCAGCCAACGGCCCCAAGGTCGTCGTCTTCTCCGATTTCCACTGCGGCTACTGCAAGAAGCTCGAGGCCGAACTGAAAGCGATCGGCGCGCGCGTCGAGGAGCGGCCCATTTCGATCTTCGGGGCCGACAGCCGCCGCGATGCCGAACGGGTGCTGTGCTCGCCGCGCCCCGAGTTGTCCCTGCATATGGCCTATTCGGGTCTCGCCCTCGCCAACCCGAAGCCGTGTGACACGAGCGGGCTCGATGCCAACGAGGCCTTTGCCAAGGCCCATGGCTTCAACGGAACGCCGGTGATCGTACGCCCGTCGGATGGCGCGATCCTTGAAGGGTATCGCCCGGCTTCCGTGCTCCGCGAATTCCTCAAGCCCGCAAAAGCGGCTGCCCCCGCTCCGGCCAAGAAAGGATAA
- a CDS encoding type IV conjugative transfer system protein TraE, which produces MFADISHERQQSLLRQRNLFALTSAGLGIALVVAVSLATTRDREVVLLPTLPKQLTVSSAGVEADYLELVTRDAALVLLNRSPEGLDYWMDEILKLADPASYGRLKADLVRIVEEQRGSDVTQAFVIRSMTVDPKGLTSDVTGTLKTFVGAQVIASDERRFRFNWTYRGLRLALSGFSQLPPKDPTKEAQ; this is translated from the coding sequence ATGTTTGCCGACATTTCACACGAGCGTCAGCAGTCGCTGCTGCGCCAGCGCAACCTCTTTGCGCTCACCAGCGCCGGACTTGGCATTGCGCTCGTCGTAGCGGTCAGCCTTGCTACCACCCGCGACCGCGAAGTCGTCCTCCTTCCAACGCTCCCCAAGCAGCTCACTGTCAGCAGCGCGGGGGTCGAGGCCGACTATCTCGAACTCGTGACCCGCGATGCCGCGCTCGTTCTCCTCAATCGCAGCCCCGAGGGCCTCGACTACTGGATGGACGAGATCCTGAAGCTCGCCGATCCGGCAAGCTACGGGCGCCTCAAGGCCGATCTCGTCCGGATTGTCGAAGAGCAACGGGGTTCGGATGTCACCCAGGCCTTCGTCATCCGGTCGATGACCGTCGACCCCAAGGGGCTGACTTCCGATGTGACAGGCACGCTCAAGACCTTTGTCGGCGCCCAGGTCATCGCGAGCGACGAACGCCGTTTCCGCTTCAATTGGACCTACCGGGGCCTGCGTCTCGCGCTGTCAGGCTTCAGCCAGTTGCCCCCCAAAGACCCAACGAAGGAGGCCCAGTAA
- a CDS encoding conjugal transfer protein TraV: MGFSRRILASACLAVLTSGCATFGTNIEGDFTCRAPKGDCAPSQVIDARATKDLSATGPVQDGLRPPVPVASGDQGRTSERTLRIVFPAHIDETGTLHDDAVAWAVVENPRWAAELRRKAGEDTAPPLMRQLRRQLKAAQAKSDLLNEATTLPPAEQSEAETFDLGQPFQPSSSLEDIPSASPLVLPSTAREAVAGASAPAVEGFDMAQPPHDRTPRPSADKAPLIFPTIEAIEAAKNAAKAQKEPK; encoded by the coding sequence ATGGGATTTTCCCGCCGTATTCTCGCCTCTGCCTGCCTTGCCGTGCTGACCAGCGGCTGCGCCACCTTCGGAACCAATATCGAAGGCGATTTCACTTGCCGTGCCCCAAAGGGCGACTGCGCACCCAGCCAGGTGATCGATGCGCGCGCGACCAAGGATTTGTCCGCAACCGGACCGGTCCAGGACGGCCTGCGTCCTCCTGTCCCCGTCGCATCCGGTGACCAAGGCCGCACCTCCGAGCGTACACTCAGGATCGTCTTTCCGGCGCACATCGATGAAACCGGGACGCTGCACGACGATGCGGTCGCCTGGGCGGTCGTCGAAAATCCGCGCTGGGCCGCAGAATTGCGCCGCAAGGCAGGCGAGGATACCGCCCCGCCGCTGATGCGGCAGCTCAGGCGCCAGCTGAAGGCCGCACAGGCCAAGAGCGATCTCCTGAACGAAGCCACTACCCTTCCCCCGGCCGAACAGTCCGAAGCCGAGACGTTCGATCTCGGTCAGCCCTTTCAGCCTTCGTCCTCGCTCGAGGACATCCCCTCTGCCTCGCCGCTGGTCCTCCCCTCCACGGCGCGCGAGGCGGTTGCCGGTGCGAGCGCACCGGCGGTCGAGGGGTTCGACATGGCGCAGCCCCCGCATGATCGAACCCCTCGGCCATCTGCCGACAAAGCCCCGCTAATCTTCCCGACCATCGAGGCGATCGAGGCCGCCAAGAACGCCGCCAAGGCACAAAAGGAGCCCAAGTGA
- a CDS encoding type-F conjugative transfer system secretin TraK, which translates to MAYRRKTRAWSMALCASTILAFSASGAQAADQFKQAADGASIECAVSARELTRFALIDDQFASVSKISTGTPYNDFAVTNEPLRGDIYVSVPETYSARSISFFATTKKGFVYKVSCQVEPVPAVQVFITNPAIATNKASGWESETPLETSAVRLIQAMANDQTVDGFEVRQSSALPARVGDLEIQLIADYRGSALAGKVIRLANRGRKPLTLAEADLASSQTLAISIAQPTLKSGESTVAFIVGSNGGLGHD; encoded by the coding sequence ATGGCTTACCGACGCAAGACGCGCGCGTGGAGCATGGCTCTTTGTGCCAGTACCATCCTCGCATTTTCAGCAAGCGGCGCTCAGGCCGCCGATCAGTTCAAACAGGCTGCAGATGGAGCAAGCATCGAATGCGCCGTGTCGGCCCGCGAGCTGACGCGCTTCGCGCTTATCGACGACCAGTTTGCCAGCGTCTCGAAGATCTCGACCGGCACGCCCTACAACGATTTTGCGGTTACCAACGAACCGCTGCGCGGCGACATCTACGTGTCAGTGCCCGAGACCTATTCGGCGCGGTCGATCAGCTTCTTCGCCACGACCAAGAAGGGCTTCGTCTACAAGGTTTCCTGCCAGGTCGAGCCTGTCCCGGCAGTGCAGGTCTTCATCACCAACCCGGCGATCGCGACAAACAAGGCATCTGGCTGGGAAAGCGAAACGCCGCTGGAGACGAGCGCAGTGCGGCTCATCCAGGCCATGGCCAATGACCAGACGGTCGATGGCTTCGAAGTCAGGCAGTCCTCCGCCCTTCCGGCACGGGTCGGCGATCTCGAAATCCAGCTCATCGCCGATTACCGCGGCAGCGCGCTCGCCGGAAAGGTCATCCGCCTGGCGAACCGTGGCCGCAAGCCGCTGACGCTTGCCGAAGCGGATCTCGCGTCATCCCAGACACTCGCAATCTCGATCGCTCAGCCCACTCTCAAATCGGGAGAAAGCACGGTCGCCTTCATCGTCGGTTCGAACGGAGGGTTGGGCCATGACTGA
- the traL gene encoding type IV conjugative transfer system protein TraL, protein MADPYIIPRRLDDPELIGFWTIDEFAGMLIPFTWGILSQHIFVGIIVAFGAWFALRKAKAGRASSWVAHAAYWYLPAGLLGLKSTPPSHCRLLAG, encoded by the coding sequence ATGGCAGACCCATATATCATCCCGCGTCGGCTCGACGATCCGGAGCTCATCGGCTTCTGGACCATCGACGAGTTCGCCGGGATGCTCATCCCCTTCACTTGGGGCATCCTCAGTCAGCATATCTTTGTCGGCATCATCGTTGCTTTCGGCGCCTGGTTCGCGCTGCGAAAGGCAAAAGCAGGACGCGCCAGCTCCTGGGTAGCCCATGCCGCCTATTGGTATCTGCCGGCCGGATTATTGGGTCTGAAATCGACGCCGCCTTCCCACTGCCGCCTGCTTGCCGGTTGA
- a CDS encoding TrbI/VirB10 family protein, giving the protein MTDAPTNSNPVQADPASPSPVTSLNAKTARRQKLLLGSLGALALVGGSWFILGGDDGAKSDDPTAAQTIDTAGLINRDLSQREFVATYGNRLDAVTREQKAMKDASLPREEIESQLAALKAENQAMRVDGQAAIDAISAENADLKSRLASQSAPAAASLPPPAYGPQAGGYDARGRPLQPAPAGAALGASETGLPGPGEVKLMSFTSDKAGAIGLRAARPEAPPVVVEDSPDYLPPNSYAPAKVIVGVDASAGVASQTDPLPVVLRITGPARSVMQNGKVLTTRLQGCIVNGAARGDLSSEKVYVKLARMTCDQPGGRVAVSEVKGFISFAGKSGVRGRVVSREGSLVSQALLAGIVGGFGRGFSANANSVFSGVTTNADGTRSKLSAGDILGGGLGQGAADAADTVSKYLIERAEQYQPVVEMPTGIDVEIVFLDGVYVRNSQ; this is encoded by the coding sequence ATGACTGATGCTCCCACGAACTCAAACCCGGTCCAGGCCGATCCGGCATCGCCATCGCCGGTGACCAGCCTCAACGCGAAGACCGCGCGGCGGCAAAAGCTTCTGCTTGGTTCCTTGGGCGCACTCGCGCTGGTCGGCGGCAGCTGGTTCATCCTGGGCGGCGACGACGGCGCGAAGAGCGATGATCCCACCGCCGCGCAGACCATCGACACCGCAGGACTCATCAATCGCGACCTTTCGCAGCGCGAGTTCGTCGCGACTTACGGCAACCGTCTCGATGCCGTCACCCGCGAGCAGAAGGCCATGAAGGACGCGAGCCTCCCGCGCGAGGAAATCGAATCCCAGCTGGCTGCGCTCAAGGCTGAGAACCAGGCCATGCGAGTCGACGGCCAGGCCGCGATCGATGCGATCTCCGCTGAGAACGCGGATCTCAAGTCGCGCCTTGCCAGCCAGTCCGCCCCGGCAGCCGCAAGCCTGCCGCCACCGGCCTATGGCCCGCAGGCGGGTGGCTACGATGCGCGCGGTCGACCGCTTCAGCCTGCTCCCGCGGGTGCCGCGTTGGGCGCGAGCGAAACCGGCCTGCCTGGTCCCGGCGAAGTCAAACTCATGAGCTTCACCTCCGACAAGGCAGGAGCCATTGGACTGCGAGCGGCTCGCCCCGAAGCGCCGCCGGTCGTGGTCGAGGACTCGCCGGACTATCTCCCGCCCAATTCCTATGCTCCTGCCAAGGTCATCGTCGGCGTCGATGCGTCGGCGGGGGTCGCGAGCCAGACCGATCCGCTACCCGTGGTGCTGCGCATTACCGGTCCGGCGCGATCGGTCATGCAGAACGGCAAGGTTCTGACCACGCGGCTTCAGGGCTGCATCGTCAATGGCGCAGCGCGCGGCGATCTCTCGTCCGAGAAGGTCTATGTGAAGCTGGCGCGGATGACCTGCGACCAGCCCGGCGGGCGCGTCGCGGTGAGCGAGGTCAAAGGTTTCATCAGCTTTGCTGGAAAATCGGGCGTGCGTGGCCGTGTCGTCAGCCGCGAGGGCAGCCTTGTCAGCCAGGCTCTGCTTGCCGGGATTGTCGGCGGGTTCGGGCGCGGCTTTTCGGCGAACGCCAACAGCGTCTTCTCCGGCGTCACGACCAATGCCGACGGCACTCGCTCGAAGCTCTCTGCCGGCGACATCCTCGGCGGTGGGCTCGGCCAGGGCGCTGCCGATGCCGCCGATACGGTCAGCAAATATCTGATCGAGCGCGCCGAACAATACCAACCCGTCGTCGAGATGCCGACCGGCATCGATGTCGAGATCGTCTTCCTCGACGGCGTCTACGTGAGGAACTCCCAATGA
- the traC gene encoding type IV secretion system protein TraC encodes MAEKLKTIVDRLLTGLLGDAEHAEQDRPALMLDLLSDWLPYRIYDPTSRLYFNARSKGFVLSVTPLIGADERTGEILGSFFSEGLPAGACLQVLHLASPRISRIVAPWFAPRYVQGGVYEAIARHRARRLYGLVWESGSQDAPFHARHHQVIVSVGVPAAKAVSNEDLKQTRDGLIAMLKSLNLGVAEVEPQQLIAIIDDLTSPTTAPQDDAVPYNPNDAIAAQAIRHDIELVIHEDRMRLVTERFRATGKIEDGVPEIGTVYPDAFDVRHFSSRNMPQRWAPWECARLIGDMFTDKLRFPCPAATMLCLVYPDQEAASAKAGFKFMRTTSLAGTRSARFLPRIGEQAAEWQHVQSELQEGRRLVRVFYGLTTYSPLGRGDRDERAIKSIYKAAGWDLADERYLQIQGLLAAMPMTLADGLGADMERLKRFKTVLSTTAANIAPMQGEYLGSVHPHLLFVGRRGQPFFWSPFENDAGNHNVAICGKSGSGKSVLLQEMCAALRGAGAQVVVIDDGRSFEHSVKLQGGRFVEFTMKAGFCLNPFSMIDGERAAEDEDYRLDCFGMVKAIVGQMARHSAKLSDTERGLIDRAVNMVWSERGVDASITGVGEALAGLGNEAASDLATALAPYMAGGTYGAFFEGHASLDLDTDFTVFEMSDLAAREELRSVVLSAIMFMTSQAMTRSPRSVRKLLLIDEAWSMLKGGSMGEFVETYARTCRKYGGALATATQSLNDYYKSDGATAALENSDWMLILQQKPETIADFKASKRLDMDDRTETLIRSLKRSGSDYSEVFIKGPETEAIGRLVLDDYSATLFSSSPQTFAAIDAEIARGHQLADAIERIAFPNRT; translated from the coding sequence ATGGCCGAGAAACTCAAGACGATCGTCGACAGGCTCCTCACCGGCCTTCTGGGCGATGCCGAGCACGCTGAACAGGACCGGCCTGCCCTGATGCTCGATCTGCTGTCGGACTGGCTCCCCTACCGGATCTATGATCCGACGAGCCGGCTCTATTTCAACGCGCGCTCCAAAGGCTTCGTGCTCTCGGTCACTCCTCTGATCGGGGCGGACGAACGCACTGGCGAGATCCTCGGGTCATTCTTTTCCGAAGGGCTTCCGGCAGGCGCCTGTCTCCAGGTCCTGCATCTCGCCTCTCCGCGCATCAGCCGGATCGTCGCACCCTGGTTTGCGCCGCGCTATGTTCAGGGCGGCGTCTACGAGGCGATTGCCCGCCACCGCGCACGGCGGCTCTACGGCCTTGTCTGGGAATCGGGCTCGCAGGATGCGCCCTTCCACGCCCGGCATCATCAGGTCATCGTCTCGGTCGGCGTGCCTGCCGCCAAGGCGGTCAGCAATGAGGATCTCAAGCAGACCCGCGACGGCCTTATTGCCATGCTGAAGTCGCTCAATCTGGGTGTGGCCGAAGTCGAGCCCCAGCAACTGATCGCGATCATCGACGACCTGACCTCGCCGACCACCGCGCCGCAAGACGATGCCGTACCCTATAATCCCAACGACGCGATCGCGGCCCAGGCGATCCGGCACGATATCGAGCTCGTCATCCATGAAGACCGGATGCGGCTCGTCACCGAGCGGTTTCGTGCGACGGGCAAGATCGAAGACGGCGTTCCCGAGATCGGCACGGTCTATCCCGACGCGTTCGACGTTCGGCATTTTTCCTCGCGCAACATGCCCCAGCGCTGGGCGCCGTGGGAATGCGCGCGGCTCATCGGCGACATGTTCACCGACAAGCTGCGCTTCCCCTGCCCGGCGGCGACGATGCTGTGCCTCGTCTATCCCGACCAGGAAGCCGCTTCGGCCAAGGCCGGCTTCAAATTCATGCGTACGACGAGCCTTGCCGGAACGCGCAGCGCGCGTTTTCTGCCCCGCATCGGCGAGCAGGCAGCCGAGTGGCAGCATGTGCAATCCGAGCTGCAGGAAGGCCGACGTTTGGTGCGGGTCTTCTATGGTCTGACGACCTACTCCCCGCTCGGCCGCGGGGACCGCGACGAACGCGCGATCAAGTCGATCTACAAGGCGGCGGGCTGGGATCTTGCCGATGAGCGATACCTGCAGATCCAGGGGCTGCTCGCGGCCATGCCAATGACGCTGGCCGATGGGCTTGGCGCGGACATGGAGCGCCTCAAGCGCTTCAAGACCGTGCTGTCGACGACAGCGGCCAATATCGCTCCCATGCAGGGCGAGTATCTCGGCAGCGTCCATCCGCACCTGCTGTTCGTGGGCCGACGCGGCCAGCCCTTCTTCTGGTCGCCGTTCGAGAACGATGCTGGCAACCACAATGTCGCGATCTGCGGCAAATCCGGCTCGGGGAAGTCTGTGCTGCTGCAGGAAATGTGCGCGGCGCTGCGCGGCGCTGGCGCGCAGGTCGTGGTCATCGACGACGGTCGCAGTTTCGAGCATTCGGTGAAGCTGCAAGGCGGCCGGTTCGTCGAGTTCACGATGAAGGCGGGCTTCTGCCTCAATCCGTTCTCGATGATCGACGGCGAGCGCGCGGCCGAAGACGAGGATTACCGGCTCGACTGCTTCGGCATGGTCAAGGCCATTGTCGGCCAGATGGCGCGGCACAGCGCAAAGCTGAGCGACACCGAGCGCGGCCTGATCGACCGGGCGGTCAACATGGTCTGGAGCGAACGGGGCGTCGATGCCTCGATCACCGGCGTCGGCGAAGCACTGGCCGGTCTCGGCAATGAAGCCGCGAGCGACCTCGCCACCGCGCTCGCGCCATACATGGCCGGCGGCACCTATGGCGCCTTCTTCGAAGGCCATGCGAGCCTCGATCTCGACACCGACTTTACCGTCTTCGAGATGTCGGACCTCGCCGCCCGCGAGGAATTGCGCAGCGTCGTACTCTCGGCGATCATGTTCATGACCAGCCAGGCCATGACCCGCAGCCCGCGCTCGGTGAGGAAGCTGCTCTTGATCGACGAGGCGTGGTCGATGCTCAAGGGCGGCTCGATGGGCGAGTTCGTCGAAACCTATGCCCGCACCTGCCGCAAATATGGCGGGGCGCTGGCAACCGCGACGCAGTCACTCAACGACTATTACAAGTCCGATGGGGCGACCGCTGCGCTGGAAAACAGCGACTGGATGCTGATCCTCCAGCAGAAGCCCGAGACGATCGCCGATTTCAAGGCGTCGAAGCGCCTCGACATGGACGACCGCACCGAGACCCTGATCCGCAGCCTGAAGCGTTCGGGCAGCGACTATTCGGAAGTCTTCATCAAGGGCCCGGAGACCGAAGCCATCGGCCGGCTCGTCCTCGACGACTATTCGGCGACGTTGTTCTCAAGCTCGCCCCAGACCTTTGCCGCCATCGATGCCGAAATCGCGCGCGGCCACCAGCTTGCCGACGCGATCGAACGGATCGCCTTTCCCAATCGAACCTGA
- a CDS encoding transcriptional regulator, with translation MHQPAPFRGEANTSLAHILAHAIESSDKPKHQIAREVGIHRETLLRVMRGDRPIGLDEAARVLDVCGAFPRASMILALAGQEDLACEWMRSEMGEFLEDFFTALPGQLERTLGRRVEDLRPRWANGTSQLVARMLAKHIDDFANRDISMALPR, from the coding sequence ATGCATCAGCCCGCGCCATTCCGAGGCGAAGCCAACACCAGCCTCGCGCACATTCTTGCCCATGCAATCGAGTCGTCTGACAAGCCCAAGCACCAGATCGCTCGAGAAGTCGGGATCCACCGCGAGACCCTGCTTCGTGTCATGCGCGGCGATCGGCCGATCGGCCTTGATGAAGCCGCGCGCGTTCTCGATGTCTGCGGCGCCTTTCCCCGCGCCAGCATGATCCTCGCCCTGGCTGGTCAGGAGGATCTCGCCTGCGAATGGATGCGCAGCGAAATGGGGGAGTTCCTTGAGGACTTCTTTACGGCCTTGCCAGGTCAGCTCGAACGCACGCTTGGGCGACGCGTCGAGGATTTGCGGCCCCGGTGGGCGAACGGCACTTCGCAGCTCGTTGCCCGTATGCTTGCCAAGCATATCGATGATTTTGCCAACCGCGACATTTCGATGGCGCTGCCGCGCTGA